A segment of the Luteolibacter sp. Y139 genome:
GCGTCACGAGTGCCACCATTGTCGCCGTGGAAAACGATCAGTGTGTCCTTGCGCATCCCCTTTTTGTCGAGCGCCTCCAGCACCTTCCCGATCTCATCATCCATGCAAGTGATCTGGCCCGCGTAGGCACGCTTGGTTTCGTCGGCGATGTTCTTGTAGCGATCCAGATACTCTTTCGGCGCCTGATACGGTGCATGCGGCGCGGTGAAGGCGAGGTAAAGGAACAGCGGCTTGGAAGCATCGTGACCGCCGATGAGCTTCACGGCATCCTTCCCCAGGAGCTGCGTGACGTAGCCCTCTTCCTTCACCGGCTTGTTGTCGCGCTGCCAATCGAGCACGTCATGAGCGGAGTGGGTGAAGTAATCGATCTCACCGAGAACTGCCCCGTAGTGATAATCGAATCCACGCTGCCGCGGCCAATACTTCTGGTCGGCATGGCCGAGGTGCCACTTGCCAATCATCGCGGTGGAATAGCCAGCATCCTTCAATGTCTGCGGTAAGGTATACTCGTCCGTCGCCAGGCCATAGGTCCCCTTGCTCGGGATCACGATCGTCTGCAGACCGTAGCGGAAGGGGTAGCGCCCCGTCATCAGCGCGGCCCGCGTCGGCGTACACATTGGCTGGACATAGAAGCGCTCGAGCCGCGCTCCCTCCGCAGCGAGCTTGTCGAGATTCGGCGTCTTGATCTCCTCTGCTCCATGGAAACCCACATCCTTCCAGCCGAGATCATCGGCCACGATGTAGAGGATGTGCGGGGCAGCCGCGTGAACCTTACAGGAAAGGAAAGCGCACAGAATGCCGAAGAGAAGGGCGGGGAATGACCGGATGCGTGGACTCATCATGGGGAGAATAGGATTTCTAATACTGCCAAAAGCGTTCTTTCCCGGCTATCCGTTTTGCGCACAATTCCACCGTGGCCCGACTCCCCTCGCCCGCACTTCCCCTCCGCCATTCGCGGCGCGTCATCACCGAGCCGGATGGCTTCGGCGACGCAGTCTCGGGGATCGAGCTCTCGGTGGACTTCCAACGGCGCCAAGAACGGGCCTCGCAGGTGGAGCAATTCCAGAGCCCGGCCTGGGCACTCGACTTCGGCGAGGCAAACGTCCGCACCCGGGTCCGCGGCGTGTTGGCCGGCGGCTGGGGATCGTTCTGCTTCGCCATGGGACCGGGCGAAGCGATCTGGAACGGCGAGGCTGCCGCGCCCGGAACCATCGCCCTGCTGCCTCCCGGAAAAGAAGTGGATGGCCGCACCGCCGCGGACTACGAGTGGCTCACCGCCGCCGTGCCGGCAGACGTTTGGAACCGCTGCCTCGCCCTCGCTGGACGGCAAGAAGATGGCCCGGACCGGCTCACCGTCTGTCGCCTTCCCCCATCTGTGGCGGAGCGGATCAAACTCCGCCTCCAGGAATGCCGCGCACTTCTCAAGGGCGCGGCCACCCCATGGCTCATGGATCAGGTCGCTGAAGCCGTGACCGACTCCTTCACCACCGCCTGCGAACTTTCCGCGGGTGCGGAGCCAGCCACCAGCTCCATGCGGAACCGCGCCCGTCTCGCCCGCCGCGCCGAGGCATGGATGCGCGATCACCTCGCCGAGCCGGTGCAAGTCCCGGACCTCTGCCTCGCGCTGCATGTCAGCCGCCGCGAACTCGAGTACGCCTTTCGCTCCGTCTTCGATCAAAGCCCGCGCGATCACCTCGAAACGCTGCGCTTGAACGCCATCCGCCGCTCCCTCCTCCAAGGCGACGGCCACCGCGAAACGATCATCGCCATCGCCTACGCTCACGGCATCCACCATCTCGGCCGCTTCTCGGCAAGCTACCGCACGCTCTTCGGCGAGAAGCCGAGCGAGACACGGCGCAGGTGACAGTGCGGGCAACATTGGATCTAACAAAACTGTCCGGCGGCTGATCGGAGTTGGTCCCGCCCTCCCCCGGGAGGACGGGACCGTCCGGGCGCAAGAACGGCTTGCTCCGGAAAATCGGGATCGATCAGTTGCCAGTTCAGCGTTGATAAATTTCAGGGCGGAAAGGAATGAATACGACCTTGGGCCTAGGCAGCGTGATCCAGCACGCGCCGCACGGCATCGAGGAACTCGTCCTCATCGAAGGGCTTGTGGAAAATCGCCACCGCACCACCCGCCAGGAAGCGCGCATCGATCTCGGGATCCGTGGTGGCGCTGATCATGATTAAGCGGGTCTCGGGCGAAAGCGCTCGCAAGCGCTCCTGAACCTGCAGGCCGCTCAAGCCGGACATCATGAAATCCACCACCACCAGCGGCACCGGATGATCGCAGGCATGCCGGATGAACTCAGCTGGGTTTCCAAACGTGCGTACCACATAGCCCTCCGAGCCGAGCAAGCGGCCGAGGGATTTCAAAACGGCGGGATCGTCATCCACCACACACATCGCCGGATCGTTCGGCATGACATCACGATGCCGCGCCGCCCGGAATGCCGCCATACCACCATCGGCCTATGCCGATGAAGCAGGTGACTTACGCCAATTCGCTCTTCCTCGCCGGCTCGATGCCGGCCTGCTGCGCGAGCCTTACCATGTCCGCCACCGCGGTGATGCCGAGCTTCGTCGTGATGCTTCCGCGCTGGATCTTGATGGTCTTCTCCGATGTCCCGAGCTCCGCGCCGATCTGCTTGTTGAGCAAGCCGGAGATCACCCACCGGAATACTTCCATTTCACGCGGCGTGAGCTTGGCGAGGCTTGCCAGGGCTTGCTTCCTCACTACCTCGTTCCGCTCGCGATTTACCTTCGTCGCCTGCCAATCGGTCGCGCGCTGGATGGCGCGTGCCACCGCCTTGAGCAGGGCATCCTCGGTGAAAGGCTTCTGCAGGAAATCCACCGCGCCATTCTTCATCGCCTCCGCACACATCGGCACGTCGCCGTGTCCGGTGACAAAAATGATCTGCTCGCCCAGGCCACGCTCCGCCAGCGCCTGTTGGAGTTCCACTCCGCTCATGCCCGGCATCTGCACGTCCAGCACCACACAGGCCGCGGAAGAGGGAGCCGGACTCTCCAGATAGGAGGCAGCCGAAGAGAATGTGGCCACCGCGTATCCCTCCGTTTCCAGCAAGCGAAGCACGCTGCGGCGCACCGAAGCGTCGTCATCAATGACCATGACATGCGGCAGGGGGAAGCTCATGCGGGCATCTCCCTAGCGGCCGGCAGGCGGAAATGGAAGCACGCACCTCCGCCATCCGCGGCATCCACCCTCAGCGCCCCGCCATGCGCCTCCACGATCCCGCGCACGATAACCAGCCCCATGCCCAGGCCATTCGGCTTGCTGGTGTGAAAGGGCTCGAACCATTTCTCCGCACCCTCCGGCGGCAGCCCGGGACCATGATCCCGCACACTGACGCGGACCGCCGACTCGCCTTCCGACTCCGTGCGTAGAATCACACGCCGGGTCACGCCTCCGGGCAACTCGCTCGCCTCGAAGGCATTCATCAGCAGATTCAAGAGCACCTGCTGGAGCTGCACCGGATTCGCATTCACCCATGGCAAGCTCGCTTCCGCCTCCGCTACCAACTCGCAATCCCGCACCAGCGCCTCCGCCGCCACCAGCCGCTGCACGGTCGCTACCAGGGCATTGAGATCCACCGCCTCACGGGGACCGTGATCGCGCCGCGCCATGCCGCGCATTCCGCGGATCACCTCGCCCGCCCGATGGGCATCGTCGACAATGTCGGTGAGAATCTCGCTGAGTTGATCATCGCTCGCCGTGCCCTTCGCCAGCATCCGCCGCGCGGCCCCGGCGTTGTTAGCCATCGCTGTTAGGGGCTGGTTCAGCTCATGCGCCAGCGAAGTGGCCATCTGGCTCATCGTCGCCAGCCGGAGAGTATGGGAAAGCTGCTCCCGCTCCTGATGCAGCTCCTGCTCGGTGAGCCGTCTTGCCGTGATGTCGGTGGAAACACCACGCAACAACGTCGCCTGTCCGTGAGCATCCCGCTCGACTTGCCCGGACGCCGCGATCCACCGCAGCGACCCATCCGGCAGCACCGCACGGTATTCCGCGGCAAAAGGCTCAGGCCCCGCGAGCGCGGCATCGATCGCCCGCCGCACCCGCTGCCGGTCATCGGGATGCAGCTTTCTATCGAACCGGGCATAGTCGATGTCTTCGGTCGATTCCACTCCATAAAGCTTTCGCCCGATCGACGACACCCTGATCCGGTCTTTCAAAACATCCCACTCCCACACCGCAATCCCGGCAGCTGAAGCAGCCAGGCTCAGGCGCAACTCGCTCTCGTGCAAATCATGCTCCAGCCGCGAGGCACGCAACACATCGCGGCTCAGTTCGTAGCCCATCGCCAGGGTCATCAGCCCGAAGATCAGGCTCCACACCACCGGTGAATGGATGACCCCGTGGAGCGTCAAGACCGTGTGGGTCATCCCCAGCAGGATGAAGATCGACATGCTCCCGCCTATCCCCAGCGCCCGGCGACGCCCCTCCTTGGAACCACGTTTCCAAAGCGACACCGACGCATCCACGGTATAGGCCAGCCAGAACACGAAGCTCGCCTGGGCCAACCATACCCAGTGGCTGACCACCGCCTCACCGACAATCGAGACTTCATCCCCGAGAAACGGGATCTGGACGAGACTTCTGATCTCCCGGAAATTGATGTTCGGAGTCAGGCAGAAATTCATCACCACGGCGGCAAGCCTCACCCCCAGCGTCAGGCCACCAAGCAAAGGGCGCCCTGTCCCGAAATAGAGCCGCACAAAAACTACCGCTCCCGCGATCGCGGTCAGGCCCGGCACGTGCATCCAGCGCAGCCACATATTGAAAGCCTCCGGCGTGGCCGAGCGCATCATTCCCTGCTCACACACCCCCACCCCGACGACACTGAGCGCCATCAACGCGAACACCAGGCTCGCCTTCGCCTGACGATCGCTGCACCAGACCAGAAAATGCAGGATTGCCAATACGAGGCATGCCCCGGAAGCCGCCGACCAAATGCAGGTAACCCAACTCATGGGGGATGCCGCATGACTAACCGCGAAGCCCGCGGCATCGCAACGGTTTTCCCCGTCCTCACCTGCGATGGGAACGAGAGCACTCCAGACGGCCCGCTCCTATTTCCCGTCCCCCAACAGCTTCCCCAGCTCCACCTCCAGCCGCTCACCCCGGGCATTCGTAGTGACGAGCTTCCCCTCCTTGTTGAAGAGGAACATCGCCGGAATCGAGGTCACCGCAAACTTCCCGCTGAGCGGATTCTGCCCCTCACCGTCATGGAAGTATTGCGGCCACGGCAGCTGGTTCTTCTTCACAAAGGCCTCCAGCTTGTCCTTCGCGTCCGGCTTGTCGAGCGACACGCCGATCACCTCGAAGCCCTTGGCATGCCACGCGTCGTAGGCCTTCTTTACATTCGGAATCTCGGCCACGCAGGGTCCGCACCACGTTGCCCAGAAGTCGAGCAGCACCACCTTGCCGCGCAGCGCCGCCAGATCGACCTCACGGCCATCCACCGCGGTGAACTTCACATCCACCGGTTCGCTCTGTGCCTTGACCTTTTGCAGCTCGCCCTCCGCCCGGACCTTCACCGCTTCATTCGGGCTCGTCGCGAGCTTCTTCCAAAAATCCGCCTCCTTCTCCGTCCCCTGAATCCCGCTCGCCCGCAGCACCGACTGGTAAGCCTGCAACGCCGCGCTGCCCTTCGGAAACTTCGCC
Coding sequences within it:
- a CDS encoding response regulator transcription factor, producing the protein MSFPLPHVMVIDDDASVRRSVLRLLETEGYAVATFSSAASYLESPAPSSAACVVLDVQMPGMSGVELQQALAERGLGEQIIFVTGHGDVPMCAEAMKNGAVDFLQKPFTEDALLKAVARAIQRATDWQATKVNRERNEVVRKQALASLAKLTPREMEVFRWVISGLLNKQIGAELGTSEKTIKIQRGSITTKLGITAVADMVRLAQQAGIEPARKSELA
- a CDS encoding peroxiredoxin family protein, whose protein sequence is MKKALLLALLLPLSAPAQQERPMFPVTSVPMSEAAKTAFDEIDAAHRELGPQQAGYFEGKTRAELAMMRQGAERRLREAAMKFYTEHPEDPMRWAAVLRMCMIRDQFVTGVKDGYETAPPAKSMDFLIVDEEAKAAWEKKLGEMVAAMAAAPDVPWEVGEKKMSLDVAQQISAALRAGKGGDPALLESPDALAAKFPKGSAALQAYQSVLRASGIQGTEKEADFWKKLATSPNEAVKVRAEGELQKVKAQSEPVDVKFTAVDGREVDLAALRGKVVLLDFWATWCGPCVAEIPNVKKAYDAWHAKGFEVIGVSLDKPDAKDKLEAFVKKNQLPWPQYFHDGEGQNPLSGKFAVTSIPAMFLFNKEGKLVTTNARGERLEVELGKLLGDGK
- a CDS encoding response regulator; translated protein: MPNDPAMCVVDDDPAVLKSLGRLLGSEGYVVRTFGNPAEFIRHACDHPVPLVVVDFMMSGLSGLQVQERLRALSPETRLIMISATTDPEIDARFLAGGAVAIFHKPFDEDEFLDAVRRVLDHAA
- a CDS encoding arylsulfatase B, producing the protein MSPRIRSFPALLFGILCAFLSCKVHAAAPHILYIVADDLGWKDVGFHGAEEIKTPNLDKLAAEGARLERFYVQPMCTPTRAALMTGRYPFRYGLQTIVIPSKGTYGLATDEYTLPQTLKDAGYSTAMIGKWHLGHADQKYWPRQRGFDYHYGAVLGEIDYFTHSAHDVLDWQRDNKPVKEEGYVTQLLGKDAVKLIGGHDASKPLFLYLAFTAPHAPYQAPKEYLDRYKNIADETKRAYAGQITCMDDEIGKVLEALDKKGMRKDTLIVFHGDNGGTRDAAMTGESKVKTVPCDNGPLKAGKGTLYEGGTRVPAFANWPGHIQAGEVKQVMHVVDMLPTLAEVAGASTAKSKPLDGIDVWPAIAEGKPSGRDEVVYNVEPFRAAIRQGDWKLVWRNMLPSSVELFNLAEDPNETTNLADKQPEKVKVLQARAEQLAKESVKPLFMETAMQAVFSGIFGPAPIPTDENPATAEP
- a CDS encoding ATP-binding protein, encoding MSWVTCIWSAASGACLVLAILHFLVWCSDRQAKASLVFALMALSVVGVGVCEQGMMRSATPEAFNMWLRWMHVPGLTAIAGAVVFVRLYFGTGRPLLGGLTLGVRLAAVVMNFCLTPNINFREIRSLVQIPFLGDEVSIVGEAVVSHWVWLAQASFVFWLAYTVDASVSLWKRGSKEGRRRALGIGGSMSIFILLGMTHTVLTLHGVIHSPVVWSLIFGLMTLAMGYELSRDVLRASRLEHDLHESELRLSLAASAAGIAVWEWDVLKDRIRVSSIGRKLYGVESTEDIDYARFDRKLHPDDRQRVRRAIDAALAGPEPFAAEYRAVLPDGSLRWIAASGQVERDAHGQATLLRGVSTDITARRLTEQELHQEREQLSHTLRLATMSQMATSLAHELNQPLTAMANNAGAARRMLAKGTASDDQLSEILTDIVDDAHRAGEVIRGMRGMARRDHGPREAVDLNALVATVQRLVAAEALVRDCELVAEAEASLPWVNANPVQLQQVLLNLLMNAFEASELPGGVTRRVILRTESEGESAVRVSVRDHGPGLPPEGAEKWFEPFHTSKPNGLGMGLVIVRGIVEAHGGALRVDAADGGGACFHFRLPAAREMPA
- a CDS encoding helix-turn-helix domain-containing protein, whose translation is MARLPSPALPLRHSRRVITEPDGFGDAVSGIELSVDFQRRQERASQVEQFQSPAWALDFGEANVRTRVRGVLAGGWGSFCFAMGPGEAIWNGEAAAPGTIALLPPGKEVDGRTAADYEWLTAAVPADVWNRCLALAGRQEDGPDRLTVCRLPPSVAERIKLRLQECRALLKGAATPWLMDQVAEAVTDSFTTACELSAGAEPATSSMRNRARLARRAEAWMRDHLAEPVQVPDLCLALHVSRRELEYAFRSVFDQSPRDHLETLRLNAIRRSLLQGDGHRETIIAIAYAHGIHHLGRFSASYRTLFGEKPSETRRR